In Gemmata obscuriglobus, a single genomic region encodes these proteins:
- a CDS encoding ArsR/SmtB family transcription factor yields the protein MSTKKTAKVPEPKADECCDTRPELKDRPLLSFVEAVKVMALFKVLANDTRLRLLHHIVRSGEATVTDLAKTLGMKPQAVSNQLTRLSDTGMILSRRDGNNVYYRVVNVCVGPLLDLALCLMEDPGANCAVEKDNDEQDDN from the coding sequence ATGAGCACCAAGAAGACCGCAAAAGTTCCGGAGCCGAAGGCTGACGAGTGCTGCGACACCCGACCGGAGCTGAAGGACCGGCCGCTGTTGTCGTTCGTCGAGGCGGTCAAGGTGATGGCGCTTTTTAAGGTGCTCGCCAACGACACCCGGCTCCGGCTCTTGCACCACATCGTGCGGAGCGGAGAGGCGACGGTGACGGACCTGGCGAAGACGCTCGGCATGAAGCCGCAAGCGGTTTCGAACCAGCTCACGCGGCTCTCGGATACGGGCATGATCCTGTCGCGCCGCGACGGGAACAACGTGTACTACCGGGTCGTGAACGTGTGCGTGGGACCGCTCCTGGATCTGGCCCTCTGTTTGATGGAAGACCCGGGAGCGAACTGCGCGGTGGAGAAGGATAACGATGAGCAAGACGATAACTGA
- the arsM gene encoding arsenite methyltransferase, whose product MSKTITDAVRDKYAAVAASDLSGTHSGVHAVAEAFGYSAEELASIPAQANMGLSCGNPTATANLRPGEVVVDLGSGGGLDVFLASKKVGPTGRAIGIDMTPEMVARATTNAQRQGFSNVEFHLSTINQMPLDSDSADCVISNCVINLVPDKAAVFREIFRVLKPGGRVAISDIALKKQLPPEVGNDLMAYIGCVAGAIPVEEYESGLKAAGFSTVQIVDTKKDLNAYAKVEGQAACCSPAMDEATSSCCTPQAQGTASVHGGLSHLTAKYDINEFAASVQVYAVKS is encoded by the coding sequence ATGAGCAAGACGATAACTGATGCGGTACGGGACAAATACGCGGCGGTCGCAGCAAGCGACTTGAGCGGGACGCACAGTGGTGTCCACGCCGTGGCCGAGGCGTTCGGGTATTCGGCCGAGGAGCTCGCGAGCATCCCGGCGCAAGCCAACATGGGGCTGTCCTGCGGCAACCCGACCGCGACAGCGAACCTGCGCCCGGGTGAGGTCGTTGTTGATCTCGGCTCCGGCGGCGGGCTCGACGTGTTCCTCGCTTCGAAGAAGGTCGGGCCGACCGGGCGTGCGATCGGGATCGACATGACCCCGGAGATGGTCGCGCGTGCGACCACTAACGCGCAGCGACAGGGCTTTTCGAACGTCGAGTTTCACCTGTCAACGATCAACCAGATGCCGCTCGACAGCGACTCGGCCGACTGCGTCATCTCGAACTGTGTGATCAACCTGGTTCCGGACAAGGCGGCCGTGTTCCGCGAAATCTTTCGAGTCCTCAAGCCCGGCGGGCGCGTGGCGATCTCGGACATCGCCCTGAAAAAACAACTGCCGCCCGAGGTCGGAAACGATCTGATGGCGTACATCGGGTGCGTGGCGGGGGCCATTCCGGTTGAGGAGTACGAGAGCGGTCTCAAAGCGGCCGGGTTCTCTACCGTTCAGATCGTGGACACGAAAAAAGACCTGAACGCGTACGCGAAGGTGGAAGGGCAGGCGGCGTGCTGCTCCCCGGCGATGGACGAGGCGACGTCGTCCTGCTGCACCCCGCAGGCCCAGGGCACGGCGAGTGTGCACGGCGGCCTCTCGCACCTCACCGCCAAGTACGACATTAACGAGTTCGCAGCCAGCGTTCAGGTGTACGCGGTCAAGTCGTAG
- a CDS encoding arsenate reductase ArsC: MGEGKKRVLFVCVENANRSQMAEAFARIHGGDAVEAFSAGSRPSGKVNPRAIQFMKERGYDLAAHGSKALDEFNGRAIDVAVTMGCGDACPLVLADRREEWQIPDPKELPDDEFRNIRDLIEGKVKTMLEALGVPIKGGAA, translated from the coding sequence ATGGGTGAGGGGAAGAAGCGGGTGCTGTTCGTCTGCGTGGAGAACGCCAACCGGAGCCAGATGGCGGAAGCGTTCGCGCGGATCCACGGCGGCGACGCTGTGGAAGCGTTCTCGGCGGGGAGCCGCCCTTCGGGGAAGGTGAACCCGCGCGCGATCCAGTTCATGAAAGAGCGCGGGTACGATCTCGCCGCGCACGGCTCAAAGGCGCTCGACGAGTTCAACGGACGGGCCATTGATGTGGCCGTGACGATGGGCTGCGGGGACGCGTGCCCCTTGGTCCTGGCTGACCGGCGCGAGGAGTGGCAGATCCCGGACCCGAAGGAGCTCCCAGATGACGAGTTCCGCAACATCCGCGACCTCATCGAGGGCAAGGTCAAAACGATGCTCGAGGCGCTCGGTGTGCCGATAAAGGGAGGTGCGGCATGA
- the arsB gene encoding ACR3 family arsenite efflux transporter — MSASATQTPPETAAPKRMSVFERYLTVWVALCMALGVAIGRTLPGATHALRGLEFGSGSPINVPIALLIWLMIVPMMMKIDFAAVAGVTRRPKGLAVTLLVNWLVKPFGMFALGWVFFQGLFLPLIGDELARQYTAGVVILAAAPCTAMVFVWSYLTDGDPAYTLVQVAVNDLIMLVLFAPIVGFLVGVAGLAVPFNVILLSVGVFIVVPLTVGVLLRTVLVRAKGRHWFEHGFLPRFQPAAIGALLGTLVLIFAFQADNILSNPLHVALIAVPILIQVYFNASLTFGLMWLVRVPHNVAAPGALIGSSNFFELAVATAIALYGPESGAALATVVGVLVEVPVMLNVCAMCNRSRSWFDSRSIA, encoded by the coding sequence ATGAGCGCAAGTGCGACACAGACGCCGCCCGAGACGGCGGCCCCGAAACGGATGAGCGTTTTCGAACGGTACCTGACGGTGTGGGTCGCGCTCTGCATGGCGCTCGGCGTGGCTATTGGGCGAACGCTCCCGGGGGCCACGCACGCGCTTCGCGGCCTCGAGTTCGGCTCCGGCAGCCCGATCAATGTGCCCATCGCACTGCTCATCTGGTTGATGATCGTGCCGATGATGATGAAGATCGATTTCGCGGCCGTCGCGGGCGTCACCCGCCGCCCAAAGGGGCTCGCGGTAACACTGCTCGTGAACTGGCTGGTCAAGCCGTTCGGCATGTTCGCGCTCGGGTGGGTGTTCTTCCAGGGCCTGTTCTTGCCGCTCATCGGAGATGAACTCGCGCGGCAGTACACGGCGGGCGTGGTCATCCTCGCGGCCGCCCCGTGCACGGCGATGGTGTTCGTGTGGAGCTACCTCACCGACGGGGACCCGGCGTACACGCTCGTGCAGGTCGCGGTCAACGACCTCATCATGCTGGTGCTGTTCGCGCCGATCGTGGGCTTCCTGGTCGGTGTTGCTGGGCTCGCGGTCCCCTTTAACGTCATCCTGCTCTCGGTGGGCGTGTTCATCGTTGTGCCGCTGACCGTTGGGGTGCTGCTTCGCACGGTGCTCGTACGTGCAAAAGGACGGCACTGGTTCGAGCACGGCTTTTTGCCGAGGTTCCAGCCGGCCGCGATCGGTGCGCTGCTCGGAACGCTCGTGCTCATCTTCGCGTTCCAGGCGGACAACATCCTGTCGAACCCGCTGCACGTCGCGCTCATCGCGGTCCCGATCCTGATCCAGGTCTACTTCAACGCTTCGCTGACCTTTGGGCTGATGTGGCTCGTGCGGGTGCCCCACAACGTTGCGGCACCGGGGGCTCTCATCGGGTCGAGTAACTTCTTCGAGCTGGCCGTGGCCACCGCGATCGCCTTGTACGGCCCCGAATCGGGAGCCGCGCTTGCGACCGTCGTGGGCGTACTGGTGGAAGTGCCGGTGATGCTCAACGTGTGTGCGATGTGCAACCGGAGCCGCAGCTGGTTCGATTCGAGAAGTATCGCCTGA
- a CDS encoding PQQ-binding-like beta-propeller repeat protein has translation MNLRTLFVAASAALGTASLASGDDWPQWMGPKRDNVWRETGILEKFPAGGPKVVWRAPVAAGYSGPAVANGKVYVTDRELAKGAANPADPFDTEKKVASTERVLCLDEKTGKELWKHEYPCAYQISYPAGPRCTPLVSDGKVYALGAMGDLRCLEADSGKLVWQVDFKEAYKAKPAIWGYAAHPILDGKKLITVVGGEGAHVVAFDKDTGKELWKAGDDKEIGYAPPLITEAAGVRQMIVAAPKSVYAVDPDTGKQLWTTPYNATSTSIIMTPVRSGEYVYVGGYSTKNLMLELNADKPGVEVLFKDKKGSGLSPVNVQPFVQDGIIYGHDEGGALRAVEIPSGKRLWDSPGPLAGDPKGSDTSFIVKNGDRFFFFNESGELVIGKLTAKEYEEVDRAKVIEQTGAAFGRKVVWCAPAYADKKMFVRNDKEIICVDLAAK, from the coding sequence ATGAATCTGCGCACCCTGTTCGTCGCGGCGTCCGCTGCGCTCGGCACCGCCTCACTCGCGAGCGGCGACGACTGGCCCCAGTGGATGGGACCCAAGCGCGACAACGTGTGGCGCGAAACGGGCATCCTCGAGAAGTTCCCAGCGGGCGGGCCGAAGGTCGTTTGGCGCGCTCCCGTCGCCGCCGGGTACAGCGGCCCGGCCGTCGCGAACGGCAAGGTGTACGTTACCGACCGCGAACTCGCGAAGGGGGCCGCGAACCCGGCCGACCCGTTCGACACGGAGAAAAAGGTCGCCAGCACCGAGCGGGTGCTGTGCCTCGACGAAAAGACCGGCAAGGAACTGTGGAAACACGAGTACCCGTGTGCGTACCAGATCAGCTACCCCGCCGGTCCCCGGTGCACGCCGCTGGTGAGCGACGGGAAGGTGTACGCGCTCGGCGCGATGGGCGACCTCCGCTGTCTCGAAGCAGACTCCGGCAAGCTCGTGTGGCAGGTCGACTTCAAAGAGGCATACAAGGCCAAGCCCGCGATCTGGGGCTACGCCGCGCACCCGATCCTCGACGGCAAGAAGCTGATCACGGTGGTGGGCGGTGAGGGCGCCCACGTCGTCGCGTTCGACAAGGACACGGGTAAGGAACTGTGGAAGGCCGGCGACGACAAAGAGATCGGGTACGCCCCGCCGCTGATCACCGAGGCCGCCGGTGTGCGGCAGATGATCGTTGCGGCGCCCAAGTCCGTTTACGCGGTCGACCCGGACACCGGCAAACAGTTGTGGACCACGCCGTACAACGCGACCAGCACCTCCATCATCATGACCCCGGTGCGAAGCGGCGAGTACGTGTACGTGGGCGGCTACTCGACCAAAAACCTGATGCTCGAGTTGAACGCGGACAAGCCCGGCGTCGAGGTGCTGTTCAAAGACAAGAAGGGCTCGGGGCTCTCGCCGGTGAACGTGCAGCCGTTCGTGCAGGACGGCATCATCTACGGGCACGACGAGGGCGGGGCGCTCAGGGCCGTTGAAATTCCCAGTGGGAAGCGCCTCTGGGACTCCCCCGGTCCGCTCGCCGGTGACCCCAAGGGGTCCGACACGTCGTTCATCGTGAAGAACGGCGACCGATTCTTCTTCTTCAACGAGAGTGGGGAGTTGGTGATCGGGAAGCTCACCGCAAAAGAGTACGAAGAAGTTGACCGCGCAAAGGTGATCGAGCAAACCGGTGCCGCGTTCGGTCGCAAGGTCGTCTGGTGTGCCCCGGCCTATGCCGACAAGAAGATGTTCGTCCGCAACGATAAGGAAATCATCTGCGTGGACCTCGCGGCGAAATAG
- a CDS encoding type II toxin-antitoxin system VapC family toxin yields MTALFVPDCSLTMAWCFADEATPETDKVLDLLSQGAEAIVPGHWSLEVTNVLLGAERKKRLTQDKATQFLTLLETLPLSVDPDTAARGPTHTLALARETGLTSYDAAYLELAIRKGAALASLDGDLCAAAKSRGITVLGR; encoded by the coding sequence ATGACGGCGCTTTTTGTTCCCGACTGCTCACTTACGATGGCCTGGTGCTTCGCGGACGAAGCGACTCCCGAAACCGATAAAGTTTTAGACCTGCTCTCGCAGGGCGCGGAAGCGATCGTTCCCGGGCACTGGTCGCTCGAGGTGACCAACGTTCTGCTTGGCGCCGAGCGGAAAAAGCGCCTCACTCAAGACAAGGCTACGCAGTTTCTGACCCTTCTCGAAACGCTCCCGCTATCCGTCGACCCCGACACCGCCGCTCGGGGACCCACTCACACCTTGGCCCTTGCTCGTGAAACCGGGCTCACGTCCTACGACGCTGCCTACCTCGAACTTGCGATACGTAAAGGCGCTGCTCTCGCGTCGCTCGACGGTGATCTGTGTGCGGCAGCTAAATCGCGCGGGATCACGGTTCTGGGCCGGTAG
- a CDS encoding type II toxin-antitoxin system prevent-host-death family antitoxin, with the protein MYEAKTKLSELLDRVEGGEELVITRHGVPVARLVPAAHVSRRDIAGAISEWRRLRTDTQLNPPGADHVTVRDLINYGRK; encoded by the coding sequence TTGTACGAAGCGAAGACAAAGCTCTCCGAGTTGCTCGACCGGGTTGAAGGTGGCGAAGAACTCGTCATCACCCGCCACGGTGTTCCGGTCGCCCGACTCGTCCCCGCCGCTCACGTCAGCCGAAGGGACATTGCAGGGGCAATCTCCGAGTGGCGGCGCCTTCGCACCGATACGCAACTGAACCCTCCCGGTGCGGACCATGTGACCGTGCGGGATCTGATCAACTACGGAAGGAAATGA
- a CDS encoding S8 family peptidase codes for MSKLPHLRLVQNAEPISYTSTNTGGGGSFKTPARNPTTHAPELKNGFAAARDQAAEIRVRERGSGLDVLTHEPGGLVLTFESDKGEELNLKGLEKVRDGIELRSVLPRDGVETAQVFVADGKLEHFFKLVETYATRTVLTISADESMRATLEGLVDKKRKVSVSIKEPSDGKLPASITCPVSESDRIITALGERATVSKQVRKNTPLVASIARVRLALVRDFWAEKEEFPDEAEERWWEVWLHALRPQAESVVARFRSLTSALGIRTTTRYVRFPERVVLLAYGSAAQFSRSLELLSLMAELRKARELAGPYLELPARDQAQFAAAMLKNVVAAGNEAPSVCILDRGVHRGHPLLEQALAESDAQSVDESWGAHDHDQEQHGTGMAGIALFGCLTEVLGTNEVIRLRHRLESVKILPPPPSENAPEVYGAVTQQGVSLAMMRRPDRNRAICMAVTASATPQGLPSSWSGAVDEICAGVLDETPKLMFISAGNVRAELYSPEYEYHRWNTTCAGIEDPAQSWNAITVGAFTNKVTIQDPTYAGYEPIAEAGDLCPTSRTSLAWPEDHHPGWPIKPDIVCEGGNYGAHGGSRSSVEDLSLLTTMLHPSGRLFDTTRDTSPATALAARMAAQLWSHYPKLRPETVRALLVHSAQWTRAMTGRFGLENKANVQRCLRCYGYGVPDLDRAVYSLKNCATLIHEGALQPFKFDSEKKKPATNEMHLHALPWPREELEKLGEVPVTMRVTLSYFVEPSPGSVGWGANHRYASHGLRFDVIRPLESVAEFKQRISKTQWEDEKVRPKSQSETRNWVVGDKGRTHGSVHSDWWEGSAAELAACGSIAIYPVTGWWRERAHLGRLLQKAQYSLVVTLLTENVEADLYTPIKNVTSVRVETLTETTIS; via the coding sequence ATGAGTAAGCTGCCCCACCTACGTCTCGTTCAGAATGCCGAACCGATTTCTTACACCTCAACCAACACGGGCGGGGGCGGTTCTTTTAAAACCCCGGCCCGTAACCCCACAACGCACGCCCCCGAGCTGAAAAACGGGTTCGCCGCCGCTCGAGATCAGGCCGCAGAGATCCGCGTCCGCGAGCGCGGGTCGGGGCTCGATGTGCTCACACACGAGCCCGGCGGACTGGTGCTGACGTTCGAGAGTGATAAAGGAGAGGAGCTGAACCTCAAAGGGCTCGAAAAGGTTAGAGACGGGATCGAGTTGCGAAGCGTCCTCCCGCGCGACGGCGTCGAGACGGCACAAGTCTTTGTCGCCGATGGGAAACTCGAGCACTTCTTTAAGCTCGTCGAGACGTACGCGACCCGAACGGTGCTCACCATCAGCGCCGACGAGAGCATGCGCGCGACACTAGAAGGGCTGGTTGACAAAAAGCGAAAGGTTTCAGTCAGCATCAAGGAACCGTCGGACGGAAAACTCCCCGCATCGATCACTTGCCCGGTCAGCGAAAGCGACCGCATCATCACCGCGCTCGGTGAACGGGCCACGGTCTCGAAGCAGGTGCGAAAGAACACTCCGCTCGTCGCGAGCATTGCCAGGGTGCGGCTGGCCCTCGTCCGCGATTTTTGGGCCGAGAAGGAAGAGTTCCCCGACGAGGCTGAGGAACGGTGGTGGGAGGTGTGGTTGCACGCGCTTCGCCCGCAAGCCGAATCCGTTGTCGCGCGGTTTCGTTCTTTGACCAGTGCCCTCGGGATCCGCACCACCACGCGTTACGTGAGGTTTCCCGAGCGGGTCGTGCTCTTGGCGTACGGTAGTGCGGCCCAGTTCTCCCGGTCCTTGGAGCTACTGAGCCTCATGGCAGAGCTCAGAAAGGCGAGGGAACTCGCCGGCCCCTACCTCGAGTTGCCGGCTCGCGACCAAGCCCAGTTTGCCGCCGCGATGCTCAAGAATGTAGTCGCCGCTGGGAACGAGGCGCCCAGCGTTTGCATCTTGGATCGTGGTGTTCATCGCGGGCATCCGCTTCTTGAGCAAGCACTGGCCGAATCGGACGCCCAGAGTGTTGATGAGAGCTGGGGAGCGCACGATCACGATCAGGAGCAGCACGGAACCGGTATGGCCGGCATCGCGTTATTCGGGTGCCTGACCGAGGTGTTGGGCACCAATGAGGTGATTCGGCTGCGCCACCGGCTCGAGTCGGTGAAGATCCTTCCGCCGCCCCCGAGCGAAAACGCTCCGGAGGTGTACGGCGCGGTGACCCAACAGGGCGTGTCCCTGGCGATGATGAGGCGGCCCGATCGGAACCGAGCGATCTGTATGGCCGTGACGGCGAGCGCGACGCCGCAGGGGTTGCCCTCCTCGTGGTCCGGGGCCGTTGACGAAATCTGCGCGGGCGTTCTCGACGAGACGCCCAAGCTCATGTTCATTTCGGCCGGGAACGTGCGTGCGGAACTCTATTCGCCTGAATATGAGTACCACCGGTGGAACACAACTTGCGCGGGGATCGAGGACCCGGCCCAGTCCTGGAACGCGATCACCGTCGGGGCGTTCACGAACAAGGTGACGATCCAGGATCCGACGTACGCCGGCTACGAGCCCATAGCCGAAGCTGGTGACCTGTGCCCGACGAGCCGCACCTCACTTGCCTGGCCCGAGGATCACCACCCGGGCTGGCCGATCAAACCGGACATCGTGTGCGAGGGCGGGAATTACGGGGCCCACGGCGGGTCGCGCTCGAGCGTCGAGGACCTGTCGCTGCTGACGACCATGCTGCACCCAAGCGGGCGGCTGTTCGACACGACGCGCGACACGAGCCCGGCGACGGCACTGGCCGCACGGATGGCGGCCCAGTTGTGGAGCCACTACCCGAAGCTGCGCCCCGAAACCGTCCGCGCCCTGTTGGTTCACTCGGCCCAATGGACCCGTGCGATGACCGGGCGCTTCGGCCTCGAAAACAAGGCCAACGTCCAAAGATGTCTTCGCTGCTACGGGTACGGCGTTCCGGACCTCGACCGGGCGGTGTACAGTCTGAAAAATTGCGCCACGCTGATACACGAAGGGGCACTTCAGCCGTTTAAGTTCGATTCGGAGAAGAAGAAGCCCGCGACAAACGAGATGCACCTTCACGCGCTGCCGTGGCCGCGAGAAGAGCTGGAAAAGCTCGGGGAAGTGCCCGTTACCATGCGCGTGACATTGTCTTATTTTGTGGAGCCGAGCCCGGGCAGTGTCGGGTGGGGAGCCAATCACCGGTACGCATCACACGGGTTACGCTTTGACGTCATTCGGCCACTCGAGAGCGTTGCGGAATTCAAACAGCGCATTTCGAAGACACAGTGGGAAGACGAGAAGGTGAGGCCGAAGTCGCAGTCGGAAACGCGCAACTGGGTCGTCGGCGACAAGGGCCGAACCCACGGTTCGGTTCACAGTGATTGGTGGGAAGGCTCAGCGGCCGAACTCGCCGCGTGTGGCTCGATAGCCATTTATCCAGTGACGGGCTGGTGGCGCGAACGGGCCCATCTCGGGCGGCTGCTTCAGAAGGCGCAATACAGTCTCGTCGTAACCCTACTGACGGAAAATGTGGAAGCAGATCTGTACACGCCAATCAAAAATGTCACGTCGGTACGAGTAGAAACGTTGACCGAAACGACGATTTCATGA
- a CDS encoding AAA family ATPase, translated as MATAEQLKALIRSHSARNDEQFRAVTLQIAAHNAKHGNPRLAEELRGLVEESRRQAAAGTPRAVPIARPSGELAGLVSASYPNTRLSDMVLPGRIQQQLQDIVHQQRQRERLRSHGLAPRRKLLLVGPPGCGKTMTAAALAGECQLPLMFVQLHALITKFMGETAAKLHIVFDAMAETRGVYLFDEFDAIGATRNASNDVGEIRRVLNSFLQFMERDDSDSIVVAATNFIGMLDDALFRRFDDVIEYELPDTGAVRMLIENRLSSFTLSEVRWPAITAAARGLCHAEVARAAEDAARAAVLADVTTVAGPLLVEAMAARRSMRAEKKKRGRKRRPNE; from the coding sequence GTGGCGACCGCTGAGCAGCTCAAAGCCCTGATTCGAAGTCATTCTGCTCGTAACGATGAGCAGTTCCGGGCCGTTACGCTTCAGATCGCAGCCCACAACGCGAAGCACGGTAACCCACGCCTAGCCGAAGAGTTACGGGGGCTCGTCGAAGAGAGCCGGCGGCAAGCGGCTGCGGGTACGCCCCGGGCGGTCCCGATCGCGCGCCCTTCGGGAGAGCTCGCAGGCCTGGTAAGCGCTTCGTACCCGAACACGCGGCTCAGTGACATGGTGCTGCCCGGCCGCATCCAGCAGCAGCTCCAAGACATCGTCCATCAACAGCGCCAGCGGGAGCGGTTGCGCTCGCACGGCCTGGCCCCGAGGCGAAAACTTCTCTTGGTCGGCCCCCCGGGGTGCGGCAAAACGATGACCGCAGCGGCGCTTGCTGGAGAGTGCCAGCTGCCGCTAATGTTCGTGCAACTCCACGCCCTGATAACGAAGTTCATGGGCGAGACGGCCGCCAAACTGCACATCGTGTTCGATGCGATGGCCGAGACCCGTGGCGTGTACCTGTTCGACGAGTTCGACGCGATCGGCGCCACCCGCAACGCGTCCAACGACGTCGGCGAGATCCGTCGCGTGCTCAACTCGTTTCTGCAGTTCATGGAGCGCGACGACTCGGACAGCATCGTCGTGGCGGCGACGAACTTCATCGGCATGCTCGACGACGCACTGTTTCGGCGCTTCGACGACGTCATCGAGTACGAGCTCCCTGACACCGGTGCGGTGCGGATGCTCATTGAGAATCGACTCAGTTCGTTTACACTGTCCGAAGTGCGCTGGCCGGCCATTACTGCCGCCGCCCGTGGCCTTTGCCACGCTGAAGTGGCGCGAGCCGCTGAGGACGCCGCGCGGGCCGCGGTCTTGGCTGACGTGACCACTGTAGCCGGGCCGCTGCTGGTCGAAGCAATGGCGGCGCGTCGCTCGATGCGCGCCGAGAAGAAGAAGAGGGGAAGGAAGCGTCGCCCGAATGAGTAA